The following are from one region of the Halosolutus amylolyticus genome:
- a CDS encoding sugar-transfer associated ATP-grasp domain-containing protein, protein MDVKRAYQTVAQVRKLVRAERRSGSSFDPSLRQRCWCYRRGFLSKSHAIYDFEAHDPGAYLSDYQRFLGTKRINGHWNALIDNKLAFHRVLGEYPAHRPTVYGMLVDGRFHAFDPDGEAPGDEETDDGAPAEGVDGHGAVLNDGGVELEHPSPSSKPTADPLDWVDDHLSNRDRLVLKWFSGGGGNNVHFLERRDDEYYYDGSPTSEAELAETLASLENYLVCEFVEQADYANDLFPDAANTIRVLTMFDERNRGAFVPIAIHRLGTRESVPVDNFSNGGLSAEIDRETGRLGTAAAYPTGGSVDWHETHPDTGTRIEGTEVPGWPVVRDRLLEIAETLSHVPYVGWDVVVTGEGEFSIIEANSYPGVASLQVHRPLLAEERTRRFYRNHGVI, encoded by the coding sequence ATGGACGTCAAACGAGCGTACCAGACGGTCGCGCAAGTACGAAAACTCGTTCGGGCGGAGCGACGGTCGGGTTCGTCGTTCGACCCGTCGCTTCGCCAGCGGTGCTGGTGTTATCGCCGCGGCTTCCTGAGCAAGTCCCACGCGATCTACGACTTCGAAGCTCACGATCCCGGTGCGTACCTCTCCGACTACCAGCGGTTTCTCGGAACGAAACGAATCAACGGTCACTGGAACGCCCTGATCGACAACAAACTCGCCTTTCACCGGGTTCTCGGCGAGTACCCCGCACACAGACCGACCGTGTACGGGATGCTCGTCGACGGTCGGTTCCACGCGTTCGATCCCGACGGCGAGGCGCCCGGCGACGAGGAGACTGACGACGGGGCGCCTGCCGAGGGAGTCGACGGCCACGGAGCGGTGTTGAACGACGGCGGGGTCGAACTCGAGCACCCGTCCCCGTCGTCGAAGCCGACTGCCGACCCCCTCGACTGGGTTGACGACCACCTCTCGAACAGGGACCGGCTCGTCCTGAAGTGGTTCAGCGGTGGCGGCGGGAACAACGTCCACTTCCTCGAGCGACGGGACGACGAATACTACTACGACGGCAGCCCGACGAGCGAGGCCGAACTCGCCGAGACGCTCGCCTCCCTCGAAAACTACCTGGTTTGCGAGTTCGTCGAGCAGGCCGACTATGCGAACGACCTGTTCCCGGACGCGGCGAACACGATCCGCGTCCTCACGATGTTCGACGAGCGAAACCGGGGGGCGTTCGTTCCGATCGCGATCCACCGGCTGGGAACGCGAGAGTCCGTCCCCGTGGACAACTTCTCGAACGGCGGGTTGAGCGCCGAGATCGATCGCGAGACCGGCCGTCTCGGTACGGCCGCCGCGTATCCGACGGGCGGCAGCGTCGACTGGCACGAGACCCATCCCGACACAGGCACCCGAATCGAGGGGACCGAAGTGCCCGGCTGGCCGGTCGTGCGCGATCGACTGCTCGAGATCGCGGAGACCCTCTCGCACGTGCCCTACGTCGGCTGGGACGTGGTCGTCACCGGCGAGGGGGAGTTCTCGATCATCGAAGCCAACAGCTACCCCGGCGTGGCGTCGCTGCAGGTTCATCGACCGTTGCTCGCCGAGGAACGAACCCGACGGTTCTACCGGAATCACGGGGTCATCTGA
- the dnaJ gene encoding molecular chaperone DnaJ has protein sequence MSEDFYDVLGVSPDASTEDIKQAYRKKATEYHPDVSDDPDAEEKFKKIQKAKQVLTDEEKRQAYDRMGHDRYEQAEKHGFDASEGGAGGMGGDPFGGMGGDGMGGGLGDIFEQVFGGGRGRGRSRPRKGRDLRTGLEIDLEKAYEGVEKQFTVERPETCDVCDGEGHPPDADARTCPECQGRGQVTQVQQTPLGRVQQTTACPRCEGEGTLYSETCSECRGEGYVRNEATLTVEVPAGIQDGQTLRMEREGAPSPEGGPHGDLLIDVTIAEHEEFEREGDDLRYRLPISFPQATFGDTVEVPTLSGSVEFEIPQGTQSGETFRLEGKGMPRLRGRGHGDLYVKVQVVTPESLNEDQREALEAFAEAGGDEIEVKEGFFEKIKRAF, from the coding sequence ATGAGCGAGGATTTCTACGACGTTCTCGGCGTGAGTCCCGACGCCTCGACCGAGGACATCAAACAGGCCTATCGGAAGAAGGCCACCGAGTACCATCCGGACGTCAGCGACGATCCGGACGCCGAGGAGAAGTTCAAGAAGATCCAGAAGGCGAAACAGGTGTTGACCGACGAGGAGAAACGCCAGGCCTACGATCGGATGGGACACGATCGGTACGAACAGGCCGAGAAGCACGGGTTCGACGCTAGCGAAGGCGGTGCCGGCGGCATGGGCGGCGACCCGTTCGGCGGCATGGGCGGTGACGGCATGGGCGGCGGCCTCGGCGACATCTTCGAGCAGGTCTTCGGCGGCGGCCGCGGCCGCGGTCGCAGCCGTCCGCGGAAGGGCCGCGACCTCCGTACGGGTCTCGAGATCGACCTCGAGAAGGCCTACGAGGGCGTCGAGAAGCAGTTTACCGTCGAGCGGCCGGAAACCTGCGACGTCTGTGACGGCGAGGGCCACCCCCCGGATGCGGACGCCCGGACCTGTCCCGAGTGCCAGGGTCGCGGGCAGGTGACCCAGGTCCAGCAGACGCCGCTCGGGCGCGTCCAGCAGACGACGGCCTGTCCCCGGTGTGAGGGCGAGGGGACGCTCTACTCCGAGACCTGCAGCGAGTGCCGCGGCGAGGGCTACGTCCGCAACGAGGCCACGCTGACGGTCGAGGTACCGGCGGGAATCCAGGACGGCCAGACGCTCCGGATGGAGCGAGAGGGTGCGCCGAGCCCCGAGGGCGGCCCGCACGGCGACCTCCTGATCGACGTGACGATCGCCGAGCACGAGGAGTTCGAGCGCGAGGGCGACGACCTCCGCTACCGGCTGCCGATCTCGTTCCCGCAGGCGACGTTCGGCGACACCGTCGAGGTGCCGACGCTGTCCGGGAGCGTCGAGTTCGAAATTCCCCAGGGCACCCAGAGCGGCGAAACCTTCCGCCTCGAGGGGAAGGGGATGCCCCGGCTTCGGGGCCGCGGCCACGGGGACCTCTACGTCAAGGTGCAGGTCGTCACCCCCGAGTCGCTCAACGAAGACCAGCGGGAGGCCCTCGAGGCGTTCGCCGAGGCCGGCGGCGACGAGATCGAAGTGAAGGAAGGCTTCTTCGAGAAGATCAAGCGGGCGTTCTGA
- the dnaK gene encoding molecular chaperone DnaK, which translates to MASNKILGIDLGTTNSAFAVMEGGDPEIIVNAEGERTTPSVVAFTDDEERLVGKPAKNQAVQNPEKTIQSIKRHIGEEDYTVEIEDEEYTPEQISAMILQKIKRDAEDYLGDEVEKAVITVPAYFSDRQRQATKDAGEIAGFEVERIINEPTAASMAYGLDDDEDQTVLVYDLGGGTFDVSILDLGGGVYEVVATNGDNDLGGDDWDQAIIDWLADNFAEEHDIDLRDDRQALQRLKDAAEEAKIELSSRKETEINLPFITATDDGPIHLEESLTRAKFESLTSDLIDRTVEPTEQALEDAGYEKDDIDEVLLVGGSTRMPQVGEKVEELTGKEPQKNVNPDEAVALGAAIQGGVLGGEVDDIVLLDVTPLSLGIEVKGGLFERLIEKNTTIPTEESKIFTTAADNQTSVQVRVFQGERELAEKNELLGEFHLTGIPPAPAGTPQIEVTFSIDENGIVNVSAEDKGTGTSEEITIEGGAGLSDSEIERMQREAEKHAEEDKQKRERIEARNTAEATIQRAETLLEENEQVDDDLRADIEAAIEDVEETIDDDDAEAEDIEAATEDLSQELQEIGKQVYQQAGAADAGAAGGAGGAAGGAAGAGMGGGPNPGPGGAAGGAAGGAAADEGEEFVDADFEDVEEDDDE; encoded by the coding sequence ATGGCGAGCAACAAGATTCTCGGAATCGACCTGGGCACGACGAACAGCGCGTTCGCGGTGATGGAGGGTGGAGACCCGGAGATCATCGTCAACGCGGAAGGTGAGCGAACGACGCCCTCCGTCGTCGCCTTTACCGACGACGAGGAGCGACTCGTCGGCAAACCGGCGAAGAACCAGGCGGTCCAGAACCCCGAGAAGACGATCCAGTCGATCAAGCGCCACATCGGTGAAGAGGACTACACCGTCGAGATCGAGGACGAGGAGTACACGCCCGAGCAGATCTCGGCGATGATCCTCCAGAAGATCAAGCGCGACGCCGAGGACTACCTCGGCGACGAGGTCGAGAAGGCCGTCATCACGGTCCCGGCGTACTTCTCGGACCGACAGCGCCAGGCGACCAAGGACGCCGGCGAGATCGCCGGCTTCGAGGTCGAGCGCATCATCAACGAGCCGACGGCCGCCTCCATGGCCTACGGTCTCGACGACGACGAGGACCAGACGGTGCTCGTCTACGACCTCGGTGGCGGGACGTTCGACGTCTCGATCCTCGATCTGGGCGGCGGGGTCTACGAGGTCGTCGCGACCAACGGCGACAACGACCTCGGTGGCGACGACTGGGACCAGGCGATCATCGACTGGCTCGCGGACAACTTCGCGGAGGAACACGACATCGACCTCCGCGACGATCGCCAGGCCCTCCAGCGACTCAAGGACGCCGCCGAGGAGGCCAAGATCGAACTCTCCTCGCGCAAGGAGACCGAGATCAACCTCCCGTTCATCACCGCGACCGACGACGGCCCGATCCACCTCGAAGAGAGCCTGACCCGTGCGAAGTTCGAGTCGCTCACATCGGACCTGATCGATCGCACGGTCGAACCGACCGAACAGGCCCTCGAAGACGCCGGATACGAGAAAGACGACATCGACGAGGTGCTTCTGGTCGGCGGTTCGACCCGGATGCCACAGGTCGGCGAGAAGGTCGAGGAACTCACCGGCAAGGAGCCCCAGAAGAACGTCAACCCGGACGAGGCCGTCGCGCTCGGCGCGGCGATCCAGGGCGGCGTGCTGGGCGGCGAGGTCGACGACATCGTCCTGCTGGACGTCACCCCGCTCTCGCTCGGGATCGAGGTCAAGGGCGGCCTCTTCGAGCGACTCATCGAGAAGAACACGACGATCCCGACCGAGGAGTCGAAGATCTTCACCACCGCGGCGGACAACCAGACCTCCGTGCAGGTTCGGGTCTTCCAGGGCGAGCGCGAACTCGCCGAGAAGAACGAACTGCTCGGCGAGTTCCACCTGACCGGCATCCCGCCGGCACCCGCGGGAACGCCCCAGATCGAGGTCACGTTCAGCATCGACGAGAACGGCATCGTCAACGTCTCGGCCGAGGACAAGGGCACCGGCACCAGCGAGGAGATCACCATCGAGGGCGGCGCCGGCCTCTCCGACTCCGAGATCGAGCGCATGCAGCGCGAGGCCGAGAAACACGCCGAGGAGGACAAGCAAAAGCGCGAGCGGATCGAAGCCCGCAACACTGCCGAGGCGACGATCCAGCGCGCCGAGACGCTCCTCGAAGAGAACGAGCAGGTCGACGACGACCTCCGGGCCGATATCGAGGCCGCGATCGAGGACGTCGAGGAGACGATCGACGACGACGATGCGGAGGCCGAGGACATCGAGGCCGCGACCGAGGACCTGAGCCAGGAACTCCAGGAGATCGGCAAACAGGTCTACCAGCAGGCCGGCGCCGCCGACGCCGGTGCCGCAGGCGGCGCCGGAGGCGCTGCAGGTGGCGCTGCCGGTGCCGGTATGGGCGGCGGCCCGAACCCCGGCCCGGGCGGCGCTGCCGGCGGTGCCGCGGGCGGCGCTGCCGCCGACGAGGGTGAAGAGTTCGTCGACGCCGACTTCGAGGACGTCGAAGAAGACGACGACGAGTAA
- a CDS encoding AzlC family ABC transporter permease — MSNSAPPGSEDRAALGSSAGDARSDGSTLTFGYHGVRAGFVIALPIALGVGGYGIAFGILATQAGLSVAEATLMSATVVAGASQIIAVELWTNPIPVSTILLTTFAVNLRYSLMGAALQPWFRHLSPPQAYGSLFFMADENWALTLRDLEAGNGRGAFLLGSGLAVWSAWVLSTVVGTLAGGAIGDPTAYGIDFVLAAVFVALAVELWDGDSSLVPWSVALVTALLAARFLPGQWYILLGGVAAGVSEVLRYE; from the coding sequence ATGTCGAACTCCGCTCCGCCCGGGTCGGAAGACCGAGCCGCGCTCGGGTCGTCCGCTGGCGACGCTCGATCCGACGGATCGACCCTCACGTTCGGGTACCACGGGGTCCGGGCCGGATTCGTTATCGCGCTCCCGATCGCGCTCGGCGTCGGGGGCTACGGCATCGCGTTCGGGATTCTGGCGACCCAAGCCGGTCTCAGCGTCGCGGAAGCGACGTTGATGAGTGCGACCGTCGTCGCGGGCGCCTCACAGATAATCGCCGTCGAACTGTGGACGAACCCGATCCCGGTCTCGACGATCCTTCTCACGACGTTCGCGGTCAACCTCCGGTACTCGTTGATGGGAGCGGCGTTGCAGCCGTGGTTTCGACACCTCTCCCCGCCGCAGGCCTACGGAAGCCTGTTCTTCATGGCCGACGAAAACTGGGCGCTGACGCTCCGGGACCTCGAGGCAGGGAACGGCCGGGGCGCGTTTCTGCTCGGCAGCGGACTCGCGGTCTGGTCGGCGTGGGTCCTCTCGACCGTCGTCGGGACGCTCGCCGGCGGCGCGATCGGCGACCCGACCGCGTACGGGATCGACTTCGTCCTCGCGGCGGTGTTCGTCGCGCTCGCGGTGGAACTCTGGGACGGTGACTCGTCGCTCGTCCCCTGGAGCGTCGCTCTCGTGACCGCCCTGCTCGCCGCCCGATTCCTCCCCGGGCAGTGGTACATTCTCCTCGGCGGCGTCGCCGCCGGCGTTAGCGAGGTGCTCCGGTATGAGTGA
- a CDS encoding AzlD family protein, with protein MSDGAFGSLDPLVVGVVVGMAIVTVVAKVGGLWLLSQIEVSDRLEAGIAVLPGAIVIAILGPELAAGGPVEWSAAGATALVMWRTGSILAALCGGLATLVLLRSLLPV; from the coding sequence ATGAGTGACGGCGCGTTCGGATCACTCGATCCGCTCGTCGTCGGCGTCGTCGTCGGCATGGCGATCGTGACCGTCGTCGCGAAGGTCGGCGGACTCTGGTTACTGAGCCAGATCGAGGTGAGCGATCGTCTCGAGGCGGGGATCGCGGTACTTCCGGGCGCGATCGTGATCGCGATCCTCGGCCCCGAACTCGCCGCCGGCGGCCCCGTAGAGTGGAGCGCGGCGGGCGCGACTGCGCTGGTCATGTGGCGGACGGGAAGCATCCTGGCGGCCCTCTGTGGCGGACTCGCGACGCTCGTTCTGCTTCGCTCGCTCCTCCCGGTCTGA
- the grpE gene encoding nucleotide exchange factor GrpE yields MSEDEGTNASAQGVPSEEESDDGETQVADREEAPEESAAEVDAEIEGAGSNGSTGDATPEPDSDSEPDSAEDRPRAPETSEDVQQILDRVTEYDDELAHRVNSIVEEARDLNGTVKHQRAELDDLTERVEAQAETIGELQDELEAHREALADRDEQLEEYEEQVEDLKSRLKRKQADFQNYKKRAKKRQQQIKDRATEDLVERLIGVRDNLKRALEEESGDVEGLRDGIEMTLREFDRILEDENVSEIDPDPGTDTDPQRHEVMMRVDSAEPEGTIADVYTPGYEMGEKVIQNAQVTVSNGELDEPAESDDGEEAEGADEAGDDGAGDADDEATGTDDDTDAEETTDDADGAEADEEAGDAIELGGEIADDSDAADDESTDQDQ; encoded by the coding sequence ATGAGCGAAGACGAGGGCACGAACGCTTCCGCCCAGGGTGTCCCGTCCGAGGAGGAATCCGACGACGGCGAGACGCAGGTCGCCGACCGGGAGGAGGCACCGGAGGAATCGGCCGCGGAGGTGGACGCCGAGATCGAGGGGGCCGGGTCGAACGGCTCGACCGGAGATGCGACCCCAGAGCCGGATTCGGACTCGGAACCCGACTCGGCCGAGGACCGTCCCCGTGCGCCCGAAACGAGCGAAGACGTCCAGCAGATCCTGGACCGCGTGACCGAGTACGACGACGAACTCGCCCACCGGGTCAACTCGATCGTCGAGGAGGCACGGGACCTGAACGGGACCGTCAAACACCAGCGCGCGGAACTCGACGACCTCACCGAGCGCGTCGAGGCCCAGGCCGAGACGATCGGCGAACTCCAGGACGAACTCGAAGCACACAGGGAGGCCCTCGCGGACCGGGACGAGCAACTCGAGGAGTACGAGGAGCAAGTCGAGGACCTGAAGAGTCGCCTGAAGCGCAAGCAGGCCGACTTCCAGAACTACAAGAAGCGCGCGAAAAAGCGCCAGCAACAGATCAAGGATCGCGCTACGGAGGACCTCGTCGAGCGACTCATCGGCGTCCGCGACAACCTGAAACGCGCCCTAGAAGAGGAGAGCGGCGACGTCGAGGGGCTCCGGGACGGCATCGAGATGACCCTCCGGGAGTTCGATCGGATTCTCGAAGACGAGAACGTCTCCGAGATCGATCCCGACCCCGGGACGGACACGGATCCACAGCGCCACGAGGTCATGATGCGCGTCGACAGCGCCGAACCGGAAGGGACGATCGCCGACGTCTACACACCCGGCTACGAGATGGGCGAGAAGGTCATCCAGAACGCCCAGGTGACGGTATCGAACGGCGAACTCGACGAGCCAGCGGAGTCGGACGACGGCGAGGAAGCCGAGGGGGCCGACGAGGCGGGAGACGACGGTGCCGGAGACGCCGACGACGAGGCGACCGGAACGGACGACGACACCGACGCCGAGGAAACGACCGACGACGCCGACGGTGCCGAGGCCGACGAGGAAGCCGGCGACGCGATCGAACTCGGCGGCGAAATCGCCGACGACTCCGACGCGGCGGACGACGAGTCGACCGATCAGGACCAGTAA
- a CDS encoding DEAD/DEAH box helicase: MTTGRDDDPTIELRYEDGTVRVDGLDPALESAIRERVPALETDPRTDGWRVPAFRYAALRSTLEAIDAAVVDHVLDLAPVPTLRSAYELRSYQETALSAWLETDRWNSTAGTTSEPTGDPARAPAGVLELPTGSGKTVIAIAAIERLSVPTLVVVPTIDLLEQWERELEREFGVPHSNADSGVRRESSDSVEIGRFGGGEQRLGPLTVSTYDSAYLKADSIGDRFGLVVFDEVHHLGGEGYREIARLLAAPARLGLTATFERPDGAHDVIEDIVGPLVHRVDPDDLAGTHLAPYDIKRLEVSLTPDEREEYERKQEVFTNYLARSNIDMRSGSDYQELVKRSGSDPAAREALLARQRARAIVYGSEAKIDALGRILADHRGDRTIVFTAHNDLAYDVSERFLIPTITHQTGTAERREVLERFRQGTYTRIATSNVLDEGVDVPDASVAVVLSGSGSEREFVQRLGRILRPNADGGRAILYEVVASDTSEERVAERRREDALYDSH, from the coding sequence GTGACGACGGGACGAGACGACGACCCGACGATCGAACTCCGGTACGAAGACGGGACGGTCCGCGTCGACGGACTGGATCCGGCGCTCGAATCGGCGATCCGCGAGCGCGTTCCGGCCCTCGAGACGGACCCACGAACGGACGGCTGGCGGGTGCCTGCGTTCCGCTACGCCGCCCTCCGATCGACGCTGGAGGCGATCGACGCCGCGGTCGTCGATCACGTGCTCGATCTCGCTCCCGTCCCGACCCTCCGGTCGGCGTACGAACTTCGCTCGTACCAGGAGACGGCGCTGTCCGCGTGGCTCGAGACCGATCGGTGGAACAGCACTGCTGGAACGACGTCGGAACCCACCGGCGATCCGGCTCGCGCACCCGCGGGCGTCCTCGAGTTGCCGACGGGCAGCGGCAAGACCGTGATCGCGATCGCGGCCATCGAACGCCTCTCCGTCCCGACGCTCGTCGTGGTCCCGACGATCGACCTGCTCGAGCAGTGGGAGCGCGAACTCGAGCGGGAGTTCGGCGTTCCCCACTCGAACGCCGATTCTGGCGTTCGTCGGGAGTCGTCCGACAGCGTCGAGATCGGCCGCTTCGGCGGCGGGGAGCAGCGACTCGGACCGCTCACCGTCTCGACGTACGACTCGGCGTACCTCAAGGCCGACTCGATCGGCGATCGGTTCGGCCTGGTCGTCTTCGACGAGGTCCACCACCTCGGCGGCGAGGGCTACCGCGAGATCGCTCGCCTGCTCGCCGCACCCGCCCGACTCGGACTCACCGCCACGTTCGAACGGCCCGACGGTGCCCACGACGTGATCGAGGACATTGTCGGGCCGCTCGTCCACCGGGTCGATCCCGACGACCTGGCCGGGACCCACCTGGCACCGTACGACATCAAGCGCCTCGAGGTCTCGCTCACGCCCGACGAGCGCGAGGAGTACGAGCGCAAACAGGAGGTGTTCACGAACTACCTCGCCCGCTCGAACATCGACATGCGAAGCGGGTCGGACTACCAGGAACTCGTGAAGCGATCGGGCTCCGACCCCGCGGCGCGCGAGGCCCTGCTCGCACGCCAGCGGGCCCGCGCGATCGTGTACGGGAGCGAGGCCAAGATCGACGCCCTCGGGAGAATCCTCGCGGATCACCGCGGCGATCGTACGATCGTCTTCACGGCGCACAACGACCTCGCGTACGACGTCAGCGAGCGGTTCCTGATCCCGACGATCACCCATCAGACGGGAACAGCAGAACGCCGAGAGGTTCTGGAGCGGTTCCGGCAGGGGACCTACACTCGGATCGCCACCTCGAACGTGCTCGACGAGGGTGTCGACGTGCCGGACGCCTCCGTGGCAGTCGTCCTCTCGGGTAGCGGCAGCGAGCGCGAGTTCGTCCAGCGACTCGGCCGGATCCTCCGTCCGAATGCTGACGGCGGCCGGGCGATCCTGTACGAGGTCGTCGCCAGCGACACCAGCGAGGAACGGGTCGCCGAGCGACGGCGGGAGGACGCGCTGTATGATAGCCACTGA
- a CDS encoding TIGR03885 family FMN-dependent LLM class oxidoreductase: protein MTVLGYHASHEQFAPSDLLEWVKLADEQGFDHALASDHFHPWSEQQGESGFVWSWLGSALEATDLTFGTVNAPGYRYHPAIVAQGAATLREMYPERFWLAVGSGQLLNEGITGTDWPVKRERNARLEECADVMRRLWDGEEVTHHGRVDVEQATLYSRPETPPPLIGAALSEETAAWLADWADGMITIATPDHEDDAARVEAFRERAPDKPIYLKAQHSYADDYDASLEGAREQWGTNCIPGPVTQELRTPEQYDELGAQITAEEVEENVRVSADLDDHVAWLESDVDLDVDRVFVHNVNTNQAAFVETFGEDVLPSFQ, encoded by the coding sequence ATGACCGTCCTCGGCTACCACGCCTCGCACGAACAGTTCGCGCCGAGTGACCTCCTCGAGTGGGTGAAACTCGCCGACGAACAGGGTTTCGATCACGCCCTCGCCTCGGATCACTTCCACCCCTGGAGCGAACAGCAGGGCGAATCGGGCTTCGTCTGGTCCTGGCTCGGGTCGGCGCTGGAGGCGACTGACCTCACGTTCGGCACCGTCAACGCGCCGGGCTACCGCTACCACCCCGCGATCGTCGCCCAGGGAGCGGCGACGCTGCGCGAGATGTACCCCGAACGGTTCTGGCTGGCCGTCGGGAGCGGTCAACTGCTGAACGAGGGCATCACGGGCACCGACTGGCCCGTCAAACGCGAGCGCAACGCCCGCCTCGAGGAGTGTGCCGACGTCATGCGGCGGCTCTGGGACGGCGAAGAGGTGACCCACCACGGCCGCGTCGACGTCGAACAGGCGACACTCTACTCCCGACCCGAGACGCCGCCGCCGCTGATCGGGGCCGCGCTGTCGGAGGAGACAGCCGCGTGGCTCGCCGACTGGGCTGACGGCATGATCACGATCGCGACGCCCGACCACGAGGACGACGCCGCGCGCGTCGAGGCGTTCCGGGAGCGGGCACCGGACAAGCCGATCTACCTCAAGGCCCAGCACTCCTACGCCGACGACTACGACGCTTCGCTCGAGGGCGCCCGAGAGCAGTGGGGGACGAACTGCATTCCCGGCCCGGTGACCCAGGAACTCCGCACCCCCGAGCAGTACGACGAACTAGGTGCCCAGATCACCGCCGAAGAGGTCGAGGAGAACGTACGCGTCTCGGCCGACCTCGACGACCACGTCGCCTGGCTCGAGTCCGACGTCGACCTCGACGTGGATCGGGTGTTCGTCCACAACGTGAACACGAACCAGGCGGCGTTCGTCGAGACGTTCGGCGAGGACGTTCTCCCCTCGTTTCAGTAA